DNA from Petropleomorpha daqingensis:
CCTGTTCGCGCTCGGCTCCCGGCTCGACGTGGTCGTCTGCACGGCGACGCCGGAGCGCGACGACGCCGTCCGGCTGCGCCAGCGGGGCACCGCGGTGGTCGTCGCCGGCCCCGGGACCGATCCGGCCGAGGTGCTCCGGGCGGAGCTGGAGCGGAGCCCGGCAGGTGGGGGTGTCCGCCGTCCCCGGCTGGCGCCGCGGCAGCGCGAGGTCCTCGTCGCCTACGTCGCCGGCAGCGACCTGCTGCCGACCGTCGCACGCGAGCTGGGCATGGACCGGGAGACGCTGAAGACCCACCTGCGCCGGATCCGGCTCAAGTACGCCGAGGTGGGCCGGCCGGCCCCGACCCGCCGCGACCTGTACGTGCGGGCGGTGGAGGACGGCCTGGTCCCGCCGCCGGCCGAGGACGGGCACCACCACTCGGGTGGGCGCGCCGGGCCCTGATCGGGTG
Protein-coding regions in this window:
- a CDS encoding helix-turn-helix transcriptional regulator, whose product is MEARGRSEPHRIAVVADDSAARENLRAAVDRVPGTQVVAWSERVGHLFALGSRLDVVVCTATPERDDAVRLRQRGTAVVVAGPGTDPAEVLRAELERSPAGGGVRRPRLAPRQREVLVAYVAGSDLLPTVARELGMDRETLKTHLRRIRLKYAEVGRPAPTRRDLYVRAVEDGLVPPPAEDGHHHSGGRAGP